A window from Polyangium spumosum encodes these proteins:
- a CDS encoding HMA2 domain-containing protein, with amino-acid sequence MIPRDQWSQLIHHLPRRVRLRSAAIVGHRDVCLRVAEKLAMMDPSCERVEVRPWTGSVIVEREDGTLDAEAVRVMLEQLVAEERDDEGRKVTELGRDALPGPTRVAKAVAHAFAEINGDVRGALDHRADLGTLMPVLFFSLGLVEIGVTRKLPAPAWFNLVWWSIRSFMTFNAGAVEQEGRAVAADGGLD; translated from the coding sequence GTGATACCCAGGGATCAGTGGAGCCAGCTCATCCATCACCTTCCGCGCCGCGTGCGGCTGCGGTCCGCGGCGATCGTGGGTCACCGCGACGTGTGCCTGCGCGTCGCGGAGAAGCTCGCGATGATGGATCCGAGCTGCGAGCGGGTGGAGGTGCGCCCGTGGACGGGCTCGGTGATCGTGGAGCGCGAGGACGGGACGCTCGACGCCGAGGCCGTGCGCGTGATGCTGGAGCAGCTCGTGGCCGAGGAGCGCGACGATGAGGGCCGCAAGGTGACGGAGCTCGGCCGCGACGCGCTGCCGGGCCCGACGCGCGTGGCGAAGGCCGTGGCGCACGCGTTCGCGGAGATCAACGGCGACGTGCGCGGCGCGCTCGATCACCGCGCGGATCTCGGGACGCTGATGCCGGTCCTGTTTTTCTCGCTCGGCCTGGTCGAGATCGGCGTGACACGGAAGCTGCCCGCGCCGGCCTGGTTCAACCTGGTCTGGTGGTCGATCCGGTCGTTCATGACGTTCAACGCCGGAGCGGTGGAGCAGGAGGGGAGGGCGGTGGCCGCCGACGGAGGGTTGGACTAG
- a CDS encoding cation-transporting P-type ATPase yields MLHSEQRLRVEVAGLFGEPVRARRIERALGELPGVTAARANEHTGTVLCVLAPNAPTTRAEVLSILAEHEDSQAPPPPSLSRVVENAAASVRDVLRAYNTNGGVEDEVDVTPTTPWHARSIEELTQAFSVDLEGGLATAEAHRILREVGPNVLAGIAPRTRLEILSGQVFTVPTALLAGAAGLSVLLGDLLEAGAILLVVGSNIVVGYFTESRAEELLDAWSKFRVEWARVLRDGVETTVAASEVVPGDVLCVRAGDAIAADARIASASDLTVDESTLTGESEPAEKGPAAVAEGAPLADRDDMLYAGTVVSTGQARAVVVATGSATELGTIQRALSHTADRAAPLEQQLDHLGKRVATLAFGSSIAVTALGLLRGQPIAALARSAVALGVAAIPEGFPAVGTTALALASQRLNKKGIVIRRLAAAETLGAVSVVCADKTGTLTENRMRVAEVFLPADGLVRVEYGGPSGDDGAPLSLCLLGEDGRRVLVSSLREIGRIAALNADVELDERDEITSGSGTERALVEFAMAIGYPVRRRRRAMKRVREERRSAERPFMVTVHEHPDLGRIELVKGAPEPVIELVSVPPEERAKLVAMNEAMASRGLRVLALAWRKDGDPQRTREAPLVLAGLVGMRDPPRRGVREALAVLAGAGVRTMMLTGDQARTAQAIGAELGIGAADVYSRVTPEAKLDVVRELQDGGAIVAMTGDGVNDGPALKAADVGVAMGERGTDIARAVADVVLAHDDLGSLADAVSEGRRLYDNVRRAIEYLVATNASEVMVMLAGSIFGAEPLGPLQLLWINMLTDVAPALALAIEPADADIMRRPPRDPQAPLFGSARGKKLAREASKMAAISLAAYGVGALGPGASLPRARTMSFASLVVAQLLHARSCRSSGTQPNPELRRALVVSLGLQAAALGLPGLRRVLGTTPLGPIDLSIAVLLGLLPTLAREGKSLFNPEAPIVVERRDIPAGSPLIEGADRLAPSGPWASSPLMFEEEARR; encoded by the coding sequence GTGCTGCACAGCGAGCAGCGGCTCAGGGTCGAGGTGGCCGGGCTCTTTGGAGAGCCGGTGCGCGCGAGGCGGATCGAGCGCGCCCTGGGCGAGCTCCCCGGCGTGACCGCGGCGCGAGCGAACGAGCATACGGGCACGGTGCTCTGCGTGCTCGCGCCGAACGCGCCGACGACGCGCGCGGAGGTGCTCTCGATCCTCGCGGAACACGAGGACTCGCAAGCACCGCCGCCGCCCTCCTTGTCGCGTGTCGTCGAGAACGCGGCGGCCTCCGTGCGCGACGTGCTCCGCGCGTACAACACGAACGGCGGCGTCGAGGACGAGGTGGACGTCACGCCGACGACGCCCTGGCACGCGCGCTCGATCGAGGAGCTCACGCAGGCGTTTTCTGTGGACCTCGAGGGTGGGCTCGCGACGGCCGAGGCGCACCGGATCCTGCGCGAGGTCGGGCCGAACGTGCTCGCGGGCATCGCGCCGCGCACGCGGCTGGAGATCCTCTCGGGCCAGGTCTTCACGGTGCCGACGGCGCTGCTCGCGGGCGCGGCGGGCCTCTCCGTGCTGCTCGGGGACCTCCTCGAAGCAGGCGCGATCCTGCTCGTCGTGGGCTCGAACATCGTCGTCGGATACTTCACGGAGTCGCGCGCGGAGGAGCTGCTCGACGCGTGGAGCAAGTTCCGCGTGGAGTGGGCGCGTGTCCTGCGGGACGGCGTGGAGACGACCGTCGCGGCGAGCGAGGTCGTTCCGGGCGACGTGCTCTGCGTGCGGGCCGGCGACGCGATCGCGGCCGACGCGCGGATCGCCTCGGCCTCGGATCTCACGGTCGACGAGAGCACGTTGACGGGCGAGAGCGAGCCGGCGGAGAAGGGGCCGGCCGCGGTGGCCGAGGGCGCGCCGCTCGCGGATCGCGACGACATGCTCTACGCGGGCACGGTCGTGTCGACGGGCCAGGCGCGCGCGGTCGTCGTGGCGACGGGCAGCGCGACGGAGCTCGGCACGATCCAGCGCGCGCTGTCGCACACGGCGGACCGCGCGGCGCCGCTCGAGCAGCAGCTCGATCACCTCGGCAAGCGGGTCGCGACGCTCGCGTTCGGCAGCTCGATCGCGGTGACGGCGCTCGGCCTCTTGCGTGGCCAGCCGATCGCGGCGCTCGCGCGCTCGGCGGTGGCGCTCGGCGTGGCCGCGATCCCCGAGGGCTTCCCCGCGGTGGGGACGACGGCGCTCGCGCTCGCGAGCCAGCGGCTGAACAAGAAGGGCATCGTGATCCGCAGGCTCGCGGCGGCCGAGACGCTCGGCGCGGTGAGCGTGGTCTGCGCGGACAAGACGGGCACGCTCACCGAGAACCGCATGCGCGTCGCCGAGGTGTTCCTGCCGGCGGACGGGCTCGTGCGGGTCGAGTACGGCGGGCCGTCGGGCGACGACGGCGCGCCCTTGTCACTCTGCCTCCTCGGGGAAGATGGCCGGCGCGTGTTGGTCTCGTCGCTCCGCGAGATCGGGCGCATCGCGGCGCTGAACGCGGACGTGGAGCTCGACGAGCGCGACGAGATCACGAGCGGCAGCGGCACGGAGCGGGCGCTCGTGGAGTTCGCGATGGCGATCGGCTACCCGGTGCGGCGGCGCCGCCGCGCGATGAAGCGCGTGCGCGAGGAGCGGCGGAGCGCGGAGCGGCCGTTCATGGTGACGGTGCACGAGCACCCGGACCTCGGCCGGATCGAGCTCGTGAAGGGCGCGCCCGAGCCGGTGATCGAGCTCGTGAGCGTGCCTCCGGAGGAGCGCGCGAAGCTCGTCGCGATGAACGAGGCGATGGCGTCGCGGGGTTTGCGCGTGCTCGCGCTCGCGTGGCGGAAGGACGGTGATCCGCAGCGGACACGCGAGGCGCCGCTCGTGCTCGCGGGCCTCGTGGGGATGCGTGATCCGCCGCGGCGCGGGGTGCGCGAGGCGCTCGCGGTGCTCGCGGGCGCGGGCGTGCGGACGATGATGCTGACGGGTGATCAGGCGCGGACCGCGCAGGCGATCGGCGCCGAGCTCGGCATCGGCGCGGCCGACGTCTACAGCCGCGTCACGCCCGAGGCGAAGCTCGACGTCGTGCGCGAGCTGCAGGACGGCGGCGCGATCGTGGCGATGACGGGCGACGGGGTGAACGACGGCCCGGCGCTGAAGGCGGCGGACGTCGGCGTGGCGATGGGCGAGCGCGGGACGGACATCGCGCGCGCGGTGGCCGACGTGGTGCTCGCGCACGACGACCTCGGCAGCCTTGCGGACGCGGTGAGCGAAGGCCGGAGGCTGTACGACAACGTGCGGCGCGCGATCGAGTACCTCGTGGCGACGAACGCGAGCGAGGTGATGGTCATGCTCGCCGGGTCGATCTTCGGGGCCGAGCCGCTCGGACCGCTGCAGCTCCTGTGGATCAACATGCTGACGGACGTCGCGCCCGCGCTCGCGCTGGCGATCGAGCCGGCGGACGCGGACATCATGCGCAGGCCGCCGCGCGACCCGCAGGCGCCGCTCTTCGGGTCGGCGCGTGGCAAGAAGCTCGCGCGCGAGGCCTCGAAGATGGCGGCGATCTCGCTCGCCGCGTACGGCGTGGGGGCGCTCGGTCCTGGCGCGAGTTTGCCGCGGGCGCGCACGATGTCGTTCGCGTCGCTCGTCGTGGCGCAGCTCCTCCACGCGAGGTCGTGCCGATCGAGCGGCACGCAGCCGAACCCGGAGCTCCGCCGCGCGCTCGTGGTGAGCCTCGGCCTGCAGGCGGCGGCCCTCGGCTTACCGGGCCTGCGCCGCGTGCTCGGCACGACGCCGCTCGGCCCGATCGACCTGTCGATCGCGGTGCTGCTCGGGCTGCTCCCGACGCTCGCGCGTGAAGGCAAATCGTTGTTCAACCCGGAGGCTCCGATCGTGGTGGAGCGCCGCGATATCCCGGCGGGATCTCCCCTGATCGAGGGGGCCGATCGTCTTGCGCCGTCGGGGCCTTGGGCGTCGTCGCCCTTGATGTTCGAGGAGGAGGCTCGTCGATGA
- a CDS encoding T9SS C-terminal target domain-containing protein → MRSKVLLATSALFLSSLIGCGGDETGQTPAPPAKSDEIPTSITSDLTLTADQDWILKGIVHVRAGATLTIEPGTTIKGDKSTLGTLVVDPGARIHAEGTKDEPIVFTSRAEPGDRAPGDWGGVILLGKAPINVPGGRANVEGIEATSETEYGGDDPADNSGVLKYVRIEFGGILLSTDNEINGLTFAGVGSGTTVDSVQVRYTLDDCFEFFGGTVNAKHLACTYNQDDGIDWDLGYTGKLQFVVIQQDPAAVDDTNGFEGDNDAMGTTNAPIAEPTIYNATLVGKNVDVDKQQYAMLLRRATKANLFNIVATGFEAGIDIRDASTSVTLEGSIFHGNLAQNVAYVETADGEGSEKDDDMGFDEVKWFADSGNTEADPELVAPYDRTAPDFRPKATLTTGAVTPPSDGFFDTKATYAGAFSQDDTWLDGAWISFTPN, encoded by the coding sequence ATGCGATCGAAGGTATTGCTTGCGACGAGCGCGCTCTTTCTTTCCAGCCTGATCGGCTGCGGCGGAGACGAGACCGGACAAACCCCGGCGCCCCCCGCGAAGAGCGACGAGATCCCGACGAGCATCACGTCGGACCTGACGCTCACGGCGGACCAGGACTGGATCTTGAAGGGGATCGTGCACGTGCGCGCAGGCGCGACGCTCACGATCGAGCCGGGCACCACGATCAAGGGCGACAAGTCCACGCTCGGCACCCTGGTCGTCGACCCGGGCGCCCGTATCCACGCCGAAGGCACGAAGGACGAGCCCATCGTCTTCACGAGCCGCGCCGAACCCGGCGACCGCGCGCCCGGCGACTGGGGCGGCGTCATCCTGCTCGGCAAGGCCCCGATCAACGTGCCCGGCGGAAGAGCGAACGTCGAGGGAATCGAGGCGACCTCGGAGACCGAGTATGGCGGGGACGACCCCGCCGACAACAGCGGCGTGCTGAAGTACGTGCGGATCGAGTTCGGCGGGATCCTCCTCTCGACCGACAACGAGATCAACGGGCTCACGTTCGCCGGCGTCGGCAGCGGGACGACCGTCGATTCCGTGCAGGTCCGCTACACGCTCGACGATTGCTTCGAATTCTTCGGCGGCACGGTGAACGCGAAGCACCTGGCCTGCACGTACAACCAGGACGACGGGATCGACTGGGATCTCGGGTACACCGGGAAGCTCCAGTTCGTCGTGATCCAGCAGGATCCGGCGGCCGTCGACGACACGAACGGCTTCGAGGGCGACAACGACGCGATGGGCACGACGAACGCGCCGATCGCCGAGCCCACGATCTACAACGCGACGCTCGTCGGCAAGAACGTGGACGTCGACAAGCAGCAGTACGCGATGCTCCTGCGCCGCGCGACGAAGGCGAACCTCTTCAACATCGTCGCGACGGGCTTCGAGGCGGGCATCGACATCCGCGACGCGTCGACGTCGGTGACGCTCGAAGGCTCCATCTTCCACGGAAACCTCGCGCAGAACGTCGCGTACGTGGAGACGGCCGACGGCGAGGGCTCCGAGAAGGACGACGACATGGGCTTCGACGAGGTGAAGTGGTTCGCCGACAGCGGCAACACCGAGGCCGACCCCGAGCTCGTCGCGCCCTACGATCGCACGGCGCCCGATTTCCGGCCCAAAGCGACGCTCACGACGGGCGCCGTGACGCCGCCGAGCGACGGCTTCTTCGACACGAAGGCGACCTACGCGGGCGCCTTCTCGCAGGACGACACCTGGCTCGACGGGGCCTGGATCTCGTTCACGCCCAACTGA